The DNA segment GATAAAAGTCGAGAACGGCTGCGAATCCTGAGCGTAATTGAAAATAATCTCGGCTGTCTGGTCATCGACAATCGACGCCGGGCTGAGGGGCAAACCGAAACTGTAGGGCAGCAGATTTATATTTACGATAATCGGGCTGAACTCGAAACGGAAAGCGTCGATTCGGACCGCCGTCTTCTTGAGTGTCACTTGCGAGGCCGCTTTGGCAGCCAGTTGTGACCATCCCAGACAAAAGCGCGGTCTTCTTCGGCCCAAAAGCATCTCGGCCATCTGAGGCGCGAACCCAAGGCCCGCTGACCCGACAAAGAACTTACCGTCAATAGTAGCTGTATCGATTTTGCGGTATTTGCGCTCGACAATTCTCTTGATAGCGTCATCGGCGTCATCAGTGCCATACAGCGAACGGGCGATATTGTTGAGGCTGCCCATCGGAAGGATTCCAATCGGAAGATTGGCCCTGACAGCGTTCTGCGCCGCCAGATTGACAGTACCATCTCCCCCGCAGGCGACAATCGCGGTAACCTTGCCGCGCCGGGTCAACTGCTGCGGCGCCGAATGGTGCCATTGTCTTAACCCGCACACCTTCTGGGCCGTCTGGTGCAGCCTGACGGCGGAATCAGGCTCAAAAATCGTGTAATAGCCGTTGTTGGACCGAATCTGCTCGGTCAGCCGCTTAACTGTCCGCTGGTTGTAACCCGATGCTGACTTGTTCACCAGCAGGCAATAGTGGCTGTGTTCTGCTTTTTCACGTCTTCGACGTATCACCTGACAATTATACTCAATTCTAAAGCACAAAAACAAGCCCTATATCAGCTTATCCCCCAGCCTTGCAGGCGACAGATTTAACTTGAACCGAAATTGCGGATTTTTTATCGTAGCCTATGTTCTCCTCCATTCTCAAGTTGATAAGACCGACCCAGTGGCTGAAAAACGGCATTGTACTGGCGCCGCTGATTTTCGCCGGTGAATTGACACACACCGGTAAACTGCTCGTCGCGCTTGGCGCCACGGTCCTGTTTTGTCTCTTTTCATCTTCGGTCTATATTTTCAACGACATAATCGATTACGAAAAAGACCGACTGCACCCGCTGAAAAAAGACCGTCCCCTCGCGGCAGGCAAAATCTCAAGAGGTACGGCGGCGACTCTCATGGCCATGCTGCTGGCGGCCGGCCTGATTCTGGCATGGTTTATAAACCCAACTTTCTTCATCATCTCGGCAGCCTTCATCGTCCTGAATCTGCTTTACACGGTCTGGCTCAAGAATGTTGTCCTGGTCGATGTCATGGCTATCGCGGTCAGTTTCGTCCTGAGAGCCTATGCCGGAGCCTATGCGATTGATGTTCCCGCATCCAAGTGGCTCCTGATTAACACTCTCCTTCTGGCGCTCTTCCTCGGGTTCGGCAAGAGACGGCATGAACTCGTGTTTCTCGAGGACAACGCCGCCGCCCATCGGAAGATTCTAAGCCGCTACTCACCGTACCTGCTCGACCAGCTAATCGGCGTGGTTACGCCGGCGGTGGTGGTGATGTACATGCTTTACTCGTTCTCGACCGAAGTATCGGCCAAGCTGGGCACGGAAAACCTGTTTTTGACAACGCCGTTCGTTGTCTATGGAATCTTCAGATATCTCTACCTCATCCACAAAGAGGAAAAAGGCGGCTCGCCGACAAAAGTGCTTATCACCGATGTCCCCATTCTGCTGACAGTTGTCCTTTGGCTGATCACAGTGTCGATCGTGTTGTATCTGGTATAAAGCACAAAGAGCCCCAGCTCAGGGGCTCTCTATAGGGGAGGTAATACGTAAGGTACTAACTAACTTCCACAACTTTTCAACCTTATGTCCGGTAACAACCTATCTCTGCTGTCCCACAGACATTAATTTAAACAGTTCTAGTGAACAAAAGTTCCATCCGCCGTTGGCCGGAGCCGATTTTTAGTCCTCAAACAGGTCGTCGAACCGCTTTTTACGCTCCTCTTTGGAGTCGGTGATCCGGGTGATCCCGCCCGCAGTCTTCATGGCGTCACGGGCCTGGTAAAAGTCACAGAAGTTGTTTTTCTCTTTGTTGACGACATTCGATTCGATAGGCTCGCGGCACTGGAAGCGCCGAGTGGGGTCGAAATGGCGACAGCCCCGGCAACACCGCAAATCGGCCAGACAATTCGTGCAGCTATCGGAGCGCAAGACCCTCCCCATAATTCCGGTCGGTTTTCCGCAACTCCAGCACAACAATCCTTCAGTAGCCATCTTGTATCTCCATTACACTTCCTTATTATCCAATTTAAGGCGGTCTATTTTGCGCGGGCCGAAACCTCCTTGATCAGTTCATCGGTGAACTCGGTGGTCGAGCAGTTGCCGCCCAGATCGCGAGTCAGGCACTTTCCTTCGGCCAGTGTCACCAGAACCGATTTCCAGATTCGATCCGCCGCCGCGTTTTCGCCCAGATGCCGGAGCATCAGAAGAGCCGAAAACAGTAGCGCGGTCGGATTGGCCAGATTTTTCCCGGCGATATCCGGCGCGGAACCGTGGACCGCTTCAAAAACCGCGTACTCATCGCCAAGGTTCGCTCCCGGCACCACCCCCAGGCCGCCCACCAGTCCGGCCGCCAGGTCGCTGACAATATCGCCGAACATATTACCCAACAGCAGGACATCGAACTTGGTGGGATCCATCACGAGATTCATCGAGAGCGCATCGACAATCTTGTCCTCGGCGATGATATCGGGATATTCTTTGGCGATTTCTTCGAACGAATTGAGAAACAGCCCATCGGATATCTTCATGATATTCGCCTTGTGCACCAGCGTGATTTTCCTGCGGCCGTTCTTGCGGGCGTACTCGAAGGCGAAGCGGGCGATGCGCTGTGAGGCTCGTTCGGTCACGACTTTAATCGCCTGTGTCACTCCTGGCGATATCAGATTCTCGATTCCGGAATAGAGGTCTTCGGTATTTTCGCGCACGATAACCAGATCGACTTTTTCGAACCGGCTGTGTATTCCGCCAATGGACCTCACCGGCCTGAGATTGGCGTACAGGTCGAGCTGTTTGCGAAGAGTGACATTGGCGGATCGGAAGCCTTTGCCCACGAGCGTGGTCAGCGGGCCTTTGAGCGCGACTTTATTGCGCCGGACCGAATCCATCAACTGATCCGGCACAGACACGCCGAATTCCTGCACCGCGGGGATACCCGCCAGTTGGCGGTCCCACTCTATGCCGGCCCCCGATGCTTCGATCACCCGCACAACCGCATCGGTTATTTCCGGCCCGATGCCATCGCCCGGTATCAATGTTACTGTTTTGGCCATTCGATTCTTTCTTCTCGGCTCCGTATTTCTTTGTCAGTCAAAAGTATATCGGTCATGTCCGCGTTTGTCAACGGTGTTGATGAGACTTGAGGGCAAACGTGGACCGCGTCTTCGAAAATCCTCTCTAATTACTTCTACGTATGTCGGTTACAGCGATTTGGCTTCGTTTCGATATTTGTGCCCGGTGAATCTTCTCGAAACTGTGCCCGGTGAATCTTCAGATTCACCGGGTATCCAGATTTGGCTTCGTTTCGTTATTTTTTGCTCTGAACACCTCAATCGAGTCACCCCTGCGAAAGCAGAAGTCCAGTCACACGCGACAGCTTGGGTCGCGTGATTCCGACCAAAAGGCGTGTTCCAGTCTTTGATTGTCCCTTGTATTTTCTTATCAGCCATATCGTTTCGCTCATTTGGCTTCGTTTCATTATTTTTCAATGTTGCGTTGGGTCCTGGACCCCGTTAGGGGGTGGTGACCCGACGCATTCGATTAGATCGCCGTCAGGTGACATCCCCGAAACTTTCGGGGACAGCACCTGACGGAACTCGTTAGATGCGATCGACAAGACCGCGTCATTCCGTTGAAAAACGGAATCCAGTAAACAGGAACCGTCAAGGATTCTGCCGTGATGGTGTATCCGTATTTTTCTGCGCAGTCCTCTATAATCCATTGTGCCCGGTGAATCTTCAGATTCACCGGATGTCCAAATTTGGCTTCGTTTTGTTGTTTTTCGATCGTCAATTGTTAATTATCCCGTAGGGGTTCAAAATTTTGAACCCCTACGAAGCGTGTGTCAGGGCCAAAGCAAATTTGACCCTGCCACCCCGTTTGCTTTTAGAAAGTTCTGGGCGGATGATTTGCCGCGGTTTTGTGGTGAAAATGTCGGAAAGTTTAAATCGAAGCCTTTCCACCGAACGCGGATTAAGAGACAAGGTCTTCAGTCTATGGGGAACTATTGGATCAAGAAAATCAGGCTGTCGATGTCCTGCGCTTTTCCATCTGATGTCTCCCCTTCGACACTCAGCACCAATGTATTTTCGGAGGCTGACAGTGGTATTGTCACGACCCCCAGCCCGCTTGGCGAGGCAGAAAACAGATCAGTAATATCATAGCCATTTACAGCAGCCCTAAAGGAAGTGGGGTCAATAGCCTGCCCGTAGGAGATAATGAGTCTGAATTCGGTTGTTGACGACCGCAAGGGAACGGTGGTTTGGGAGATGTTTACATAGGAGAGAAACCGGTCAATTTCAGGTGCTTCATTACTCTCGCCATCGAAGCCGCCCCACGCAAGACAATTTGCGGCATCTATTCTATCAAACCTCAGACAGTAACTGTGGGTCTCGCCTATGCCGGGGGCAATCCTTCCAAGGTCTCTATCCCAACGCCCATTGCTTAGATCGTAACAGAGAATCGACACGTAATGTCGGCGCTCATCCCCATTGACGCCGACCACTGTCAACCGATACTCACCGTCGAAAGGCTTGCTTGCCGTGAAACGCCTGCTCTCGAGCCTGCCCGGACCCATCCTGCTGCCAATAGCTTCATAGTCGTAGTCTGCTCTGGGTATCTCTTCGTAGGACTCTCCGCTAACCGGATCCGTTCCCGTGCGCCGACCGAGCGGATCGGTCACAAGCAACTTGACATTGACATCGGTCTGGACCGACAACTGTGATCGGTCTTCCACGTAGAAGGCATCCATCGATTTGGTCTCTCCCGCAAGATGAGTGAATCTGTAGCCGAAATCCGTCAATTTTCCAGTACCGGTAGCCCACCCCGACTCCTGCACTTTCAGACACTCGCCCGTGAGACCGTCGGATGTAATCGCCTTATTGAAAAGCCACCTGCGTGTCTTTCTTGGCACGGTGGTGTCCTCCGGCAGTAATCCACGAGTATCATCGAGAATGTTACACGGATAGCCGTGCAGCCACGTTATCCAGACCGGTGCAGCTTTTCCGGAGTCATCCTGACGCTGGTTAATATAAACGGCCTCAAGGCTGATGGCTCTGGCCATGTTGGGGCCACTGTGACGCATGACGTCAAGGAACTTCGCCGGCATGGTGTCCGGCAGACCTTCAAAGCCGAATTCTCCGAAAAGGGATTCCCGCTCGCCGTATTCTGGACTACCGCTGGAGGTTAACACAGTCGCGGTATCTCCTGTAATCAGAGGGACTTTTATCGGTATTACCGGCTCGATCGGTTGCGTTCCTGGGTCAGAATAGGCAGTATCAACGAACATGGAATAAACCTTCAGCAACGCACCATCTTCGGGGTCAATAAAGATATAGAACGTCGCCTCGGAATCGCGGTCGACCGGGCGAATGGCCGAAAGGTGAACACCGGGCAATTTCACGCGCCATATCTCACGGGAGTTTATGATGTTTCCAACATGGGGCGTGCTGTCGTCCGTAACCGAGGTTCGCATTGCCTCGGGCAGGGCATCGCCCGGATAGCCTTTAAGCTTATCGAAGCCCGTGAATATCAAGGCCCTCGCGATAGCTTCGTCTTCGTTGGCAACAACCTCAGGTTTGTCGTCACCAAGAGTATATGTGAGGGTTGTCGCCACGAGCAACACTACCCACAAAGGCAGCGCGATTCGACGATGGCGGGGTCGTTGCCGGCGCTCTTCGTTTATCTGATTACTCACGATACCTCCCGCTCGTGTCCATATTAGAATGACGCGCATTCAGGCGCCTTTGTCAAACCGAGAAACCCTCCCAAAGGGCGGGCCACCCGGGCGGCAGAACCGCTTCGGGTTCTTCTCTACTGGCCCCCCGCGTTCGCGGGGGTGACTTAGAGGGCTGTGTCTTCAAATCGCGCTTTGGTTACCGAGAGAACGATATGCCGATACCCACCCGGGTGAGGGATTGCTTGTAGTCCACGAGGCTCTCGCCATAACCGTGTGATACCCGCACCATGAAATAACTCAAGGCCGCTTTGGGTATCGGAATACAATATGTCAGCACCATCCCCCCGTTGCCGGTGTTCAGATTCCCACGCACCATCAGATGCAACAGATGATTGCGATAAAAACGGTAGTACACGTTGATATCGCTGTGACCCAGATAATCAGTTATATCGGGGTTGTCATCACCCACCGCATCCTCGGGGTCTTCCTTTTCATCTTCCGGGATGCGGTACCGAAGTTTGAGATACAAAAGAACGTTATCGCGGAAATAGTAAGGAGAAAAATATAACAGGTTCCAGCTTCGTGAGATGGGCGGTCTCTGACCGTTGGATTCGTGCTCAAAGCCGACATCGGCGCCGAACTGTCCACCCCATCGCTCGAAACGCGCCGTCCGCCAGAACATCTCCGGGTTGTAATTCGTCTCCCGAAACGGCGCGGAGTTGTTGTGATCATAAGCCTGCCAGAACGAAATCTGGGTGTAGGCGAAATAGATCGGCAGACTGAAGATGCGGTGTTTGGCGCTAATTTGAAAGACAGCCTCGGTCTGCGCGCCATCGTATTCATCGGAGAAGGTCACCGGCAGCATGAACATTTCCTTGTGCAGCGACAGGCCGGGGCCGGTGCGAATCATTTGAAAGTCCCGTGATACTTCGTCGGCGCCGGATACCGACGCGGCCAGAATCATCACCAACACAACTGGGGACAGGATACATATTCGATTGAATGCTGACATAACGAATCTACCTCTCTTAAGACGGATATGCGCCGTGTTGTCATCCATCACCTTAGTAGGTCGAAATCCCCTGAGCATCGTTTCCGCCTGTGGCGGCGACGAGCGCGGTTTCGACATCTTTCTTGATTTTCGGCTTTGGCATTGGTTGTTTATTGTCTACCGCTTCATAATCTCCAGATAGTCGGTGAACTCGAACAACCGGTTACGCTTATAACCGGTTGTCTCCCTGAGAATCCCAAGAGAGACGAAATCACGCAGAAGATCATTACTTGCTTTCGACGACAGCTCGAGTTCTTTGCTCACCAGCCCGGCAGTAACCATCGGCCTTACAAAAAGCAGGTCCAGAAACCGCTGACCGTTTTTTGCCTTCCTGCCGAGTGTCGGCACCTTGCCTGATGTCAACTGCTCCTTGAGAGCCAGAATGTCCTTCAGGGCAACAGCGGCTTCGATAGAGGTTGCCTCGATTGCCTGTAGGAAGAAGTGTATCCATCCCAGCAGGTCGTGCTTATCCCGAACCAGAGTGAGTTTGTCATAATAAAGACCCTTGTTCTTCTCGAAATAGTCGGAAGCATATAAGAGCGGGCGGTCGAGCATCCCGACGCTGACTAGATACAACGTAATCAAGAGCCGTCCAATGCGTCCGTTGCCGTCGAGAAACGGGTGGATGGTTTCGAACTGGTAATGAGCGATTGCGACTTTGACGAGATGCGGAATGGCGACGTGCTCGTTCTGCAGAAATTTTTCGAGGTCCGACATCAGGTTTTCAATGTGTTCGGCGGACGGCGGTACGAATATGGCGTTGTCTATGGTTGCCCCGCCGATCCAGTTCTGACTTCTGCGGAATTCCCCCGGACTCTTGTTCTTTCCACGCACATGCGAGAGTAGAGTGGCGTGAGTGTCTCTGATCAACCGGTTGGACAGGGGAAGTTTATTTAGCTTTGTCAGTGCACCATTTGTCGCCTCGACATATTTTTTCGTTTCCTGCCAGTCGTCGCGGTGCTCCGGGTTAACGTCGAGTTCATCGGAAAAGGCCTGCTCCATATTCGTATTGGTACCCTCAATACGGCTGGAAGTAACCGCCTCCTTCATCACGTAGGACTGAATGAATAGATCGATATTGGGTACAAATTTTGCGAACGAGTTGAGCTCCCCAAGTCGTAGAGAGACGATCTCGATTTTTCGCTGGAGTATGGAATCCGAAATTTCCCAATCGTGGTTTATTTCGTTTGGCAGAAAATATTTGTATTTGTACCCCTTTAGCCATTTGCCGGAATTGAAATCTCTTATATCCATAAGCACCGAAAGTAAAATATAGAATTTCTTATTTTCCGTAAAGCTAAAAAAGTAAAATATAGCTTTTTATATTTCACCTTCCGCGAACATCCACCCACCGCAAAAATGACTGTAAACCATTATAGATTATAGCCTTATACATACAGACCACCATCTACAACTGTTTTAGCCTCTAATCAAAAATTCCAGACAAAGTCGATATAAGGCAGCCACCCCACTTCATCTTCCTCCGGATCTCCATAGTAGTCAACTTCATCGCTTTGATTCTCATAGGATAGGGCGAAGCCGAGGTCCACTGTCATCTGCTCACCCATCAGCCTCACAGCGCCGAATCCCAGCATTCCGTCATCATCGCCGGGGATAAACCAGCCTTCGCCGACCAGCGAAGCACGACGGGCGATGCGGTATTCACCGCCGAACATGGCGGCCGGAGCGTCGGCCATCTCATCATCTTTAAACGCTATCCCGAGACCGGCCGTTATGCTCTGGTCATCGGTGCCATAGGTCATACTGCCCATACCGAAATAGAAAGTCTCTTCCCAGAGACGGAAAATCATCAGACTCGCGGCTACATCGAGTTGTTCGGCGGCCGGAAAACCGAGCTTGGGCATGATATAAAACATCTGATCATCGGCATCGGGTATCAACGACACTCCGCCGGATATCATGAAATTGTCGGTGATGCCATACGCCACACCCGGGAAGAAGATCCACAGATCATAAAGGTAACCGTCTCGCGCCTTCAACGTCCGCGCGGTCGGCCCTATCAACAGACGGGTGCGATTGGGGTTGGGAAACCAATCTTTTTTTCTATCCACAGTCGCTACGGTCGATGGCGACACGGCCGGGGCTTCTTCTACCTCAACTGGCTCTTCAGCCGCGGGAGTCTCCTCGACAGCCGGGGTTTCCTCGACTTTCGCGGGCTCTTCTATTGTGGTAGGTTCTTCTACCTTCGGTTTTTCCTGAACTGTTTCTTTTATCGAATCGATCTTGGCCAGCAGGATAGGTATTTCCCCGAGTTCGGTTTGGAACTTGATCTGTTCGGCGCGGATTTCCGTTATTTTGCCGATCAGCGATGAACCATCTACCAGCGTTATCACCTGTGTGACGCCTTCGGGGGGAATTCGAAGGTCACCGGTGTAGGCGTGGGCATTATCGGGAGTGCTCAGAGTGACGCATATGAGAGCCACTAATCCCAGCGAAAGGGTAAGGACACAGCGCATTTCCAGACTCCTTTGAAAATGTGAGAGAATGGCAAGGCAATCGAATTTTCGGTGTGGAATGCGTACCGGCAGTTGCCGGAGGGGGATTCGCGGTCGCCGAAGTCCGATTTTGCCATAAACATAGATTGTTTGCCATTTATAGGTGGTGTTGATTTATATAAGTAACCGCTTGGGGAAAGTCAAGAATATGCCGGACAATGATTGGTTCATATACCCCTTTGGAAATTAACAGTAGGTCGGCGTTCCGACGGGTATGTCCTCGCAACGCGAGGGTCACACGCCAAGTAACCCGACATCTTCTCACTGGATTCCGTTTTTCAACGGAATGACAGAAAGAGGGACGGAATGACAGAAAGGGGGACGGAATGACGCGTCCGGGTGGCAGGCTCAAACTTGTTTGGGCCTGACAAAAGAAAACATCTCGACGGGTGGCAGGCTCAAACTTTGTTTGGGCCTGACAAAAGAAAACATCTCGAGCGCATCCGTAGGCGTTTGATTTATCAAACGCGACAGTGTACAAACGGATCCCGCGTTGGTAGGCTCACGCCGCGGCGTGAGCTTACCATGAGCGAGAGCACAAGACACACGAAAGCATAAAAACAACGAAGCAAACCCAAATCGTGGTAATGGAATGAAAGGTATGGGCATATGGCAATTTTGCTGGCGCTGACATTTCGAGGCTTCCGAGAAGTCCTATCGCCTGAAGATCAGATTTCTCCCTCTGGTCGAAATGACGTTGCTCACTGGATTCCGTTTTTCAACGGAATGACAGAAAGGGGACGGAATGACAGAAAGGGGGACGGAATGACGCGTCCGGGTGGCAGGCTCAAACTTTGTTTGGGCCTGACAATGGCGGATTCGAAGACGGGCCCGCCCTACTCTGGCCGTTATTGTGATACATATCGGAAATCATCAAAAACCATCCTCCCGCGTTAAGCATTCTATCAAAAAAGCAGAAATAAGGACGTTTTGTCAGGTTTCCGTTAACCTACCCAAAGGGCCGACCACCCGGGGCAAGCGCCGGTCCGATACTCAGTGATCGGTGAGCGCCATCCACTGCTCAATTTCGGTTCTCTCCTTGGGAATCTGGTTTGAAAGGACCCGGTGACCATTTTCCGTAACAAGGACATCATCTTCTATCCGGATACCAATCCCGGATTCCGGCAAATAGACACCGGGCTCAACGGTGATTACCATTCCGGGCTCCAGCGGCTGCCAATAATCCCCAACATCGTGAGTCTCTATGCCGAGGTAGTGTGATGTGCCATGGATGAACGCATCGACATACCCGGCTCTTTGAATGACACCTCTGGCGATAGCATGAACAGAGTCTGGCGTGATGCCAGGTTTGATTGCTTCAATTGCCGCCTTCTGCGCCTCGAGAACTACATCATAGATTTGTGCCTGAGCTTCCGTGAATTTGCCATCTACGGGGAAAGTTCGCGTAATATCAGCAGCATAGTGATTCCATTCCGCCCCGAAATCAATCAGAACGAGTTCTCCCGGCTTTATTTCCTTGTCAAGTCGTCCATAGTGGAGAACAGTCGAGTGTCTTCCAGCCCCAACGATCGGCGCAAAGGAAGCAAACTGAGCACCTTGCTGTTTGCACGATTCCTGAAGTTTCGCGGCGAGCTGGAATTCGGAGACACCCGGGCGAATCAGCGGTAGTGATTCTATCAATCCCTGATAAGTAACTTCAATCGCCTTCTCTATTGCGGCAATCTCTGATGGACTCTTTCGCATCCGCATCGCTTCCAGAAACTTTGAAGAATTCTTCGTTGTGACTCCCGGTATACGATCGCAAATCTTGCTGTAGAGGGCCATGTCTGGCGGGATTTCGGATCCTGGGCCTACAGGTCGTGAGATCATGTGTAGAACCGGCAAATGCCCGATGCGGCTTGTGAGCCACCAGTCAAGTTCCGAAGTGCGATTGATATCGTCTACCTGCAGAGCCGTCTTCAATGAGTCAGTGAGAGACGCTCGTTCGCCCAGCCAACGCTCTTCTTCCGGGTCTCTTGGGGCCAGGAACAGCACGGCACGGTGCTTCTCCCTGGGAGCCAGAAGCAAGATAGCTCCGGGATCATCAAGTCCGGTCAGATACCAGAAGTCCCCGTCGGCGCGATAGCCCATCTCGCCCCAATCTCCTCTGGAATAGATTATGGCCATACCGTCGCCAAGCGAATCGAGTAACGCCAGACGGCGCTCTGTGTAAACCTCCGGTCCAAACGTCATTGGCACCGAGGCATTCCGGTCATTGCCTTCAGCTTTCAGCAAAAGAACGCAGACGAGACCAATCAGCAGAAGCAGTGCCCGCGATCGAGCCTTTTTGAAATAGTACACGGCATCTGTCACCATTGTTTATCCTTTCACAATAATTCGCCGTTGCGCGAACGATTTTTATCCTGTGCCGACTTTCTTCCAGCACCGACGGAGTGTTGAGCCGGGAATTTTCTACGATGTACTCTCTCTCCAACCCGGCGGCACTCCTGGCGGTCGTAGGCATATTATGAGGGGCGTTTCTGCCAATTGCAGGCCAGACACTCTGGTCATTGCCGCTCGCCCGCCTTGAATTCAGTCCACGGTTGCGAAGGACGGCTCTGCAGAATATCCTTCATCCATTCGAACTGCTGGTGGTCGGCCAGAAACGCCCCAGCATCGAATGGAATTCCACACGCCGATCCCCATCGCGCCACAAAGCTCATCTGTTTGGCCATCTTTGTATCTACCACCTTGGCGTCCAAAGTCCCCCACGGATCGTTGGGGACCGTCGGCCATTGCTGAAAGGGTCTGTCTTCAAGTTCCCAATGACCACACAAGGTGCGCTCACCAGGGTGATCCTCTCGGCGGTAGACGTCATAATGGTCGGCTTCAAACTGTTTGCCCAATGCCACGTCGATCTTCCCGGCGTATTGGGCCATGAGTTGTTTCCAGCGAACGCGGCGCGCCACAACAGTCCCGCGGATATCGGTATCCTGAGTGTTAGTTTCGAATCTAAGAATCTTCAGGTCTTCTGCGATGTTAGACCCAACGAAGTATCCGTCTCGCTTACTTTCGAATCCGACATGTTTTAGGCCAAGTTCGAGCCGTGCAATTTCACCTGTGTTCACGTCACCCAGAAGCCAGGCATTAGCATATCCCCCGTTGTTACCCTGCTTCATGATAGCGCACCACTGGCCAATCGAGTCAGCATCCTGGGTAGCGCGACGTACCCTGGAAAACTCGGGGATGCCCTCCGGGTCAAAACCCTCAAAGGCCCCGATCGTGGTTTCTGCTCCCACCAGGCCGGCATCAGTGATGAAGAAATCCGTACCGCTGTGGATCCAACCCGGAAACGTTTGCATCAGAATCCTGTGTCCTTTTTCCGGGGCGATATCTATGATAACATTGGGTAACGCCATCCAGTAACCCAGCATTGTGTTATGTCCAAGGACTACGCCGCCATCAACTGTCATACTCCCGGTGGCAATAAAGGCACTGCAAGACTGTTTGCCGGGACTCTCTTTCCCATCTTTAATATTTTTCAATTCTTTGGGCCACCAGTACCAGATCAGTTCCAGGTAGGCATTGTAGGCGATGATATCGGCTCGAGAGTATTGGACGCCCGCAGCCAGGAGACCCTCCACTATCCCGTCCAGTTCGGCAAGGTTTTCCAGGTCGACCTTTCCCTCAAACATCGCTGATGCCTTTTCCGCAAGCCAATCCCACTCGGTTGCACTCCGGAACTCCCAGTCTCCACGCATGGCCTCAATTCCCGTTGAAATCTCCCTGGCCAAGAGAAAGCCATGTTGATACCCTCGCTCGCGCGCCGATCCTTCGATATGCAGATAAACCCAGCCAGCTTTTTCATGA comes from the Candidatus Zixiibacteriota bacterium genome and includes:
- a CDS encoding diacylglycerol kinase family protein is translated as MIRRRREKAEHSHYCLLVNKSASGYNQRTVKRLTEQIRSNNGYYTIFEPDSAVRLHQTAQKVCGLRQWHHSAPQQLTRRGKVTAIVACGGDGTVNLAAQNAVRANLPIGILPMGSLNNIARSLYGTDDADDAIKRIVERKYRKIDTATIDGKFFVGSAGLGFAPQMAEMLLGRRRPRFCLGWSQLAAKAASQVTLKKTAVRIDAFRFEFSPIIVNINLLPYSFGLPLSPASIVDDQTAEIIFNYAQDSQPFSTFIRLLCKNKYVYGDKIKLFRGKEIRIEPVKGLQVYIDGEIMELSGDQADVKISDKQLKVFF
- a CDS encoding decaprenyl-phosphate phosphoribosyltransferase, coding for MFSSILKLIRPTQWLKNGIVLAPLIFAGELTHTGKLLVALGATVLFCLFSSSVYIFNDIIDYEKDRLHPLKKDRPLAAGKISRGTAATLMAMLLAAGLILAWFINPTFFIISAAFIVLNLLYTVWLKNVVLVDVMAIAVSFVLRAYAGAYAIDVPASKWLLINTLLLALFLGFGKRRHELVFLEDNAAAHRKILSRYSPYLLDQLIGVVTPAVVVMYMLYSFSTEVSAKLGTENLFLTTPFVVYGIFRYLYLIHKEEKGGSPTKVLITDVPILLTVVLWLITVSIVLYLV
- a CDS encoding isocitrate/isopropylmalate dehydrogenase family protein, translated to MAKTVTLIPGDGIGPEITDAVVRVIEASGAGIEWDRQLAGIPAVQEFGVSVPDQLMDSVRRNKVALKGPLTTLVGKGFRSANVTLRKQLDLYANLRPVRSIGGIHSRFEKVDLVIVRENTEDLYSGIENLISPGVTQAIKVVTERASQRIARFAFEYARKNGRRKITLVHKANIMKISDGLFLNSFEEIAKEYPDIIAEDKIVDALSMNLVMDPTKFDVLLLGNMFGDIVSDLAAGLVGGLGVVPGANLGDEYAVFEAVHGSAPDIAGKNLANPTALLFSALLMLRHLGENAAADRIWKSVLVTLAEGKCLTRDLGGNCSTTEFTDELIKEVSARAK
- a CDS encoding phospholipase A, yielding MSAFNRICILSPVVLVMILAASVSGADEVSRDFQMIRTGPGLSLHKEMFMLPVTFSDEYDGAQTEAVFQISAKHRIFSLPIYFAYTQISFWQAYDHNNSAPFRETNYNPEMFWRTARFERWGGQFGADVGFEHESNGQRPPISRSWNLLYFSPYYFRDNVLLYLKLRYRIPEDEKEDPEDAVGDDNPDITDYLGHSDINVYYRFYRNHLLHLMVRGNLNTGNGGMVLTYCIPIPKAALSYFMVRVSHGYGESLVDYKQSLTRVGIGISFSR
- a CDS encoding Fic family protein, with product MDIRDFNSGKWLKGYKYKYFLPNEINHDWEISDSILQRKIEIVSLRLGELNSFAKFVPNIDLFIQSYVMKEAVTSSRIEGTNTNMEQAFSDELDVNPEHRDDWQETKKYVEATNGALTKLNKLPLSNRLIRDTHATLLSHVRGKNKSPGEFRRSQNWIGGATIDNAIFVPPSAEHIENLMSDLEKFLQNEHVAIPHLVKVAIAHYQFETIHPFLDGNGRIGRLLITLYLVSVGMLDRPLLYASDYFEKNKGLYYDKLTLVRDKHDLLGWIHFFLQAIEATSIEAAVALKDILALKEQLTSGKVPTLGRKAKNGQRFLDLLFVRPMVTAGLVSKELELSSKASNDLLRDFVSLGILRETTGYKRNRLFEFTDYLEIMKR
- a CDS encoding Xaa-Pro peptidase family protein, producing MVTDAVYYFKKARSRALLLLIGLVCVLLLKAEGNDRNASVPMTFGPEVYTERRLALLDSLGDGMAIIYSRGDWGEMGYRADGDFWYLTGLDDPGAILLLAPREKHRAVLFLAPRDPEEERWLGERASLTDSLKTALQVDDINRTSELDWWLTSRIGHLPVLHMISRPVGPGSEIPPDMALYSKICDRIPGVTTKNSSKFLEAMRMRKSPSEIAAIEKAIEVTYQGLIESLPLIRPGVSEFQLAAKLQESCKQQGAQFASFAPIVGAGRHSTVLHYGRLDKEIKPGELVLIDFGAEWNHYAADITRTFPVDGKFTEAQAQIYDVVLEAQKAAIEAIKPGITPDSVHAIARGVIQRAGYVDAFIHGTSHYLGIETHDVGDYWQPLEPGMVITVEPGVYLPESGIGIRIEDDVLVTENGHRVLSNQIPKERTEIEQWMALTDH